The bacterium sequence ATACCATAGATATTTAGAAACAAAGAAACAAAAATAATTGTTCCAAGATATAGCTTCTCCTTCATTTAAACACAATATCTATAAACCTTGTCCAATCACTATCAACAAACTTTGTCTTTCCAACACCAAAAGAAAGTGGAATATCAACTATTTTATTGCCAACCTGTGCACACATCCTTCCAAATTTTCCAGAATGGATAAGCTCAACTGCGGCTATTCCAACCCTTATTCCCAAAATCCTGTCAAACAATGTTGGCGAACCTCCCCTCTGGATATGACCTATAACAGCAAGTCTTGTTTCAATGCCGGTTCTCTTTTCTATCTCCTCAGAGATTATTTTCCCAACACCCTTTTTCTGCAATATCTTATGGCCAAATTCATCAACAGAGCCTTGTTCCTCTCCAACATCTATTCCCTCTGCAACAACAACAAGGCCATATTTTTTTCTCTTGTAAACATTCTTTAGATGGCCACATATCTTGTTTATATCTACCCTAATCTCTGGAATAAGGACATAGTCTGCACCGCCACCAATTGCAGTGAATAAGGCAACCCATCCTGTATCCCTTCCCATAACCTCAAAAACCATAATCCTTCTGTGAGACCTTCCTGTATCTCTAAGCTTTTCTAAGGCATCTATTGCAGATGAAACAGATGTGTCAAAGCCAAATGTATAGTCTGTCCCTGACAGGTCATTATCCATTGTCTTTGGAATGCCAACAACAGGAAGGCCAAAATCAGAAAATAGCCTGTTTGCAACACCTAGGGTATCATCACCACCAATGGCAACTAAGGCATTAAACCCGAGCTCCTTAAAGTTATTAAGGCAAATTTTTCCGCCATCTTCTTTTTTGTAAGGGTTTGTTCTGGATGTCCCAAGTATTGTTCCACCCTGTCTCATTATCTCATCAATATCCTGTAATTCTAGCTTTTGGGTCTTCTTTTCCAAAAGCCCTCTCCATCCATCCAATATCCCAATCACCTCGTCACCAAAGTCAATTGCCCTAAGGTATGCACCCCTAATAGCAGGATTTAACCCAGGGCAATCACCACCACCTGTTAATATTCCAATCTTCATAAGATTATGATAACATCAACATATTAAATAATGCAACAAAAAAATAGCCAGGCAATAAGCCGGATTCTGTTTAGATGGTCATTTATCTAGGATGATTGTTACCA is a genomic window containing:
- a CDS encoding ATP-dependent 6-phosphofructokinase; the protein is MKIGILTGGGDCPGLNPAIRGAYLRAIDFGDEVIGILDGWRGLLEKKTQKLELQDIDEIMRQGGTILGTSRTNPYKKEDGGKICLNNFKELGFNALVAIGGDDTLGVANRLFSDFGLPVVGIPKTMDNDLSGTDYTFGFDTSVSSAIDALEKLRDTGRSHRRIMVFEVMGRDTGWVALFTAIGGGADYVLIPEIRVDINKICGHLKNVYKRKKYGLVVVAEGIDVGEEQGSVDEFGHKILQKKGVGKIISEEIEKRTGIETRLAVIGHIQRGGSPTLFDRILGIRVGIAAVELIHSGKFGRMCAQVGNKIVDIPLSFGVGKTKFVDSDWTRFIDIVFK